The nucleotide sequence cagcagcaccaccaccagcaacaTGCCCACCAACCGATAAACCAGAGGAAAATGATTCGAACGAGATAAATCCGACGACTGCTACTGAGGGGACAACAATGCGAACGACTTTTGGCAAGGCGGCGGCGGAGGAGCAAGAGCAGAAGCCTCCAACCCAATCCCAGACCACCACGGGCCACCACAGCAAGGCCGGCCGCAATGTATACTTTTCTGTCGATGCATATCAGAACGACGAGGATGCCGATATCGACGAGGATGATGactacgatgatgatgaggagGAAGAGGATCTGCAAGAGCAACGCAAGCAGCCGCTGCCTTCCATTGCCAATGCCTACACCAGGAAGCAGCGACAGCAGCACCAGCGGTACATTGTGCCGCGCTACCAGCCTGCAGATCCAGTTCCTCTGAGGCAGCAGGCGGAGAATTGGCGTTATCGCACTCATCACTCGCAGGAGCAGCAGCCGGCAGCGGGCTATCGCAAGTACCGTCCGCCCTTCAGTACCGGAGGCGGCGGTGGACACCATGGCAACCAGCAGCGCAATTACCTGGGCAGCTTCTCGCACAGCGGCGGTGCCGCTGGCTACAAAATTGCTCCGATGCAGCCGCCACAGCAGCCGCCTCCGCGGCACAATAGCGCCGGAAGCAGCGGCAGTGGCAGCGGTGGATCCCCGCCATCCGATGAGCAGTCGACGATCCGCAACTGGCGCCAGGACTGCGTCTACGCCCGCAGCTACGGCATGAACCAGCCGtcggagcagcagcagcagcagcgataCAACCGCTCGACGGTTCAGCGGGCCCAGCAGCAGCCTCGCATTGGCAGCGGCCGCTTTGCCCACTTGCAGGCTGCCCAGTTGATGGAGGAGCTGCCGGACATGCGGATCGGCCTGTCGCCGCCCAGCGAGAGCGTTCTGCTCCAGCGGCGCCTGCGCCAGCAGCAGCGGGCCAACGATCTGTCCGAGTACTGCGAGCCGGCCACCGCCAGTGGATAGGTCGCTTTTGGACAGATAACTCTGTTTTTCACGCACATTCtctaaaaatcaattttccaGTTCTATGATTCTTTTTGGTGCAACATTTTAGGCACACCTTACATTTCAAGAAAAAGTGTACGAATACAGTTTAAATTCAATCAATTCCCCCCTATTGCAAACAGAGTTAAcatacgaaaaaaaaaacaaaaaaaaagtgaatAAAACATTGTAGGAGGAAAACAGAAACCAAGGGAAAGTGAGAGTGGCAATTGTCTACGCTGTTTTGAAGCAAGCCAAACAGTCGTTCGAGATGAAAACAACAGAAAACaaatacctttttttataaaaaagattcgaaaaattgtaatttatattgcagtataattttttattgtgaaaaataaaaacgaatACGAAAAGTGTTTGATCAAGAGATGCATAAAACCCTTTAGACTTCTCTGTTCTTTGGTGAAATTGATCGAATCCTAAGtaatctttataaaaataatcgCATGCCTCTTGAGTCGAAATTGATGATCATTTTTGAACGCCCGTTCCAAATACCAAAATGTAcaacaaatgaaaattgttaaaatttgtatagtATGTTTTTATTTCTCATGACAAAAATTGTTATAAGAAAGGAGAAAAAAAAGATGCGGGCAGCAAAGATAAGTTGAGTTtataaaatcaattaaattgtCCAAACTTCGTGTGTCTCGCCAATTAGTTTGACCCGAAATTTACACTTAAACACAACTAAAGCTGGTTAGTTATTTCGAAGAAATTGACTAGTACTTGTGTATCTGTCAGTTCCTTGGATAAAACTTGCCCGTTGACGGTTATTTCTTTCCAAAACTGTtgaaagatatatttttttaagcccCGAGAATTCCTCCACATTAACACCCACAACACACACACTATGGCCAACTACACTGGGCAAAATGCTAACAAACTCTTGACATTGCTAGTTGCTCAACAGTTTTTGCTGGGCGTAAATGAAAGGAAAGCATGCAAACCAATTTTGTTAAATACATACACacctataatatttaaaaaattgtgatataaaatgtaaatgtaaatGCACCTGAAGAAATCTATCTATCAAATGACGCTGTGCCATCAACAACCACTTCTAGAAGGAACATTTTCCACAGTCTTTGTTTGTTTACGTCCCACGAAATCAATGTCAAGTGCATACACACCAATACTTCTATTTTTCCAAACCAACAGCAACTTATACTAAaaacttccaaaaaatatatgaaaaaacttaataaaagcgaaaacaaaaaaaagaaacgatAAAAACCGATAAAAAGCTAAAATATAATATGATTGTTCAATCTTTTAGCTCAAAACGCGGCTGAGAAAATGTTGCCAACGTCGGCGTTTTGAGTTCGGTTAAAGTTTTGAACATTTAATAACGATAATAACGACAGCGTCCAATTAATTTTAAACTATTCATGCAATCGATTCCTACAGAAGCAATCAAAGTTGCATTGAAACTGAAATATTGATGTGGAAACTATCGCTTTCGTTTTGTTTGTAAAACTGTGAGGAATGTTTCGCAAcgaaacaaaaaacataataACTATGAGTTAATTTGACGAGCAGCGCTGCTGAAAATATGATAAAACTACACTCAAACAAAAAGAACACCGCCTTGGTTTAGAAAATGTCCGTTAAACCAATGGGTACACTTAAGTCGTTAACACTGGTCAGCGCTGCTTTCGAGAAGTGAACACCAACGAGAGACCGGGTGAGAGTCCTTCAAGTAATTGGATTAGCTGACCgataaaatcaataaaaatttgtatgaaaacaatttgttttaaaattattgcTATACAAAATTGAAGAACATTAAGCCAAgagaaaagaagaagaagcccGCAATAAGAAGAAGAGTAGATATTGTTTTATACATAAAAACTCAATAAAAACGCAAAATACATAAAATGTTAAACCTTGTGTTGTGACTATGATATGTATGAGTTTATTTCAGGCAGCACAGCAGAAGCAATAGCCCCAGAAAGCATAGTACCCAGTTAAAACATAGGATACTCTCGCCTATGGACACCGTGTAGGTGGGAGCTTTGGTTTCGGGAAAATGTATAGCCATCAGCTCGGGGTTCGTAAAGTTCTCTTGTGTTCTATTTTCCTTATCCAAGCATTCTCTAAGCAGTCTTTCTAGAAACCGAATCCTTTTGTAAACGCAGTCAAATTTTGTGTAGTAGTCGTAGATGGATGTTCCGTTTTGGAGGAACTTCCCCCTCTCGTCCACTAGAAACCAATCCTTGTGGTACAGCCGACTCCTCCCAATCGAGATGAAGAAGGCTCGAGTATCATTCTCTACGTGGAAAAAGGAATACGTGTGATTTTGGTCCTGGTTGTGGTACTGAAGCTGGGAAGTTGGCCTTTTAGTTGCCTTTGGCATTCTCTCGTGTTTTCCGCGGCAGAAGACGACGAATGTCTTCTCCTTGATGGGCCAGCATCGTGGATTTAGCACCATGTTTGAGTGAAAAGAAAAGGAATGGGCActatgtttaaaaataattttataatgatattatatattatgaTTTTCTCTTTTAGACCTAAGGATTATAAGGGGTTTATATACCAATCATATTTTTATATCCTTAAATTATTCTAAAATACGGTTGACAAATGTGattataaaactttatttaaatttaaagctACACTTTCGGAAACTTTTGAATTGGCAGTGTGACCATTGCGCAAAACGGAAAAGCACGAAATGGCTAATTTGCAAACGATAGTATCGTTTCCATCGCCGAAGTGCAAGTTTTTGCAACGTCGGAAAAAAAGTTGTCTGTCGATTTTCCAGTTCGGTTTTGTTAGTGTTATAAAATCAGAATTATGGTGGCAAAATGATTACTTCGTGAAGTTATATCAATCGCATATTTGCAAATTCGAATTGTGCATTTTTGGGGGCCGCAGCTGCGAAGAGAAAATCTCTCCGCCCCCGCGAACAGAATTGCATTTAAGCTCCCTTTTGTTCCCCCAAAGCAGCTGTTAGCCTACCCACCCCCACCGCCCACGATTTCTTATCTGAAGTGTTTCCGGCACCGATTCCCCTATAATCCTGTGTTAATGAATACAGAATAACATTCCGAGCATATCAGAAGACAAAGCTTGTTAGGAAAAGTGaatatatcttaaaatattataaggGTAAGCAAATTTGGAGGCTTTTGTTATCATAGAACAGCTGTTCCTAATTTACCCCCAGCCAAACAGCTGTTTTTCGTATTTTGACTAACTTATaagaaaatttgtcaaaaactaCTAATTAGTAAAAAactaaactatttttaaaaaaaaaataaataaataaaaaccgcATAAATTCATTTGCTACTACTACCTATCGATATGCCGGCATATCGATACTCTACTCATCCCTATTGCGTTGGCTAAAAAAACTGAACTTAATTAATAAGACAACTAATAAGTTATTTAAAGCTTCCGTGTAAAATCTCGTACACCCTGTATCTGGAACCCGAGCCCAATTTTCTACTTTTTCCAAGGGCTATTGTATTTTCCTCACGAAGCGTAAAGATTTTCCGCTAACGGCAATGAAAAGTTTGACGAAAAATTGGTGCTGACAAAGTGTGTATTTGACAATCAAGGAACAAATTTCagttttcaaattttaatttgagCTTTAAATCTGATTTGTGCTCAGCCAAAAGATATATCCATTGGGAGAGTTACTTTAATTATACCTCAGTGAACTTTGGAGCCATCCAATGTACCACATATCTAACGAGAAGTCTGCAGCCCAAGTGTTTAACCCactgtttgtttttgtgtctgtttccggacaaaaagcaaacTGATCTCCTTTAGACAGTTATACCACGTACCCgtaaattaaacatttttcgtacatatatacatattttcaGCACATTTTGGCATATGTGCGCGGCTACATTTCTTTGTTGTTCCGTTGACGTTAGCCTGTAGACGCCTGAAAAGCCATGGATAGCTTGGAGAATGACCAGGAGGAGGTGCGCCACCAGCCGAGGGTCTCCATGTCGTACGGCAGTGTGGCGACGAGTCCGGGCAGTCAGGAGAACCGTAAGATGGCCGTGCTTCTGATCCAGATATTGCTAATCCTCTTGGATCTCTTACAGATTCCCAGTATGCCATGTACTACAATCAGCAGCGAGATAGTGGGCTTTCGGATAGCTACATGCTGATGACGCCGTTCCTGTCCAGTCCGCAGAACCACAGCCACACCCATTCGCCGCCCACGTACACCGCCCTGGTGGCACCACGTCGCGAATCCAACGCGGGATTCGAGTCCATGGCTGGGCGGTGCGACAAATGCAGTTCGCTGGTCGGACTCTGCCGCTGCGAATCGTCGGTGGTGGCCAGCACCAGCAGTCGATATGCGGACTCCACCCAGGATCCGGCACAGTTCCTAGAGCAGCCCTCCTCCTCCacagcagcggcggcggctgcCAATCCGCCCGCTGACCATGCCATTCCACGACCCAAGCGAAAGAAGACTGAGCCGCTGACCATGGAACAGGACGGTGACAATGCTGGCGACGCGGTGGTGGCCTCCATCAGCGGCACTTGGCCCGCCGGCGCCATGGAGGAGCATGCCATGGATGCCACGGCGGTGGTGTACGAGATGCCCTCCAGTTCACTGCAGCTAAGCAACAGCTCATTCGAAACCTCGGCAAGTGCCGTGAATGCTTACGACGATGTGACATCCAGTGCCTCGGACACGGAGCATGGTCAGTTCGCCAATACGCGCACCACCAACACCACGACTACCACGTCGGCAGTGCAGGTGCACAAAAAGAAGGCTAGCCGCTCCAGCGaagcctccaactcctcaagCGCAGCCGTGGATCCCGATGCCACGCCGAGCACGAGTGCGCAGTCGAGGAGGCGGCAGGTGAATCACTTCTCGTACCGCAGCTCTAGAGCCTTAGAGCCGGAGAATGAGAGCAGCGACGATGGTTGGGATCTGCGTGTTCACAATCCGGCCCCACCAATCGAGCCCACTGTGACGATTATACGAGGTGGTAGACGATCCATTGAGACGGAGGCTGGACACACGGATCACACCTACTACAACAGCCGCCGTCCAGTGGCTGGAGCTCCACCAGATAGCACGTATATGCGAGCAGCGTACTGCTCCACGGCCACCCATACCACGCGCAGTGTTGATTATGGATCTCACATCGGCCAGAGGCCGCCTGCGGCTGGATCGCCGTCCACAACATCGGAGCAGGGGCAGGgacaggagcagcagcagcagcaacaacaacaacttcaTCCAGAGGAGGAGAATCGACAGGAGCAGCGCCCTGAGGAGCCGCGTGGTCAAGACATGCGGAGTGTGTACGGCGCTCACGGCGATTCTGGAATGGCATGGAGTCGTGTGCGCCTCGCAGACGATGCTGTGCCGCCCCGGAAGCAGCCGCGCCTGGAACTCTCTGGGAGGACGCGCTCCAAACTGTCGTCAACGAATTACAATTCGTTCCATCCGGGAAGGAGCAGGCATCGCACCTTTGCGGAGCACCAGGGCAGCAGTTCTGGGCAGCAGCACAATCCCATATCATTTCCACAGGCTTCGACGCCAAATGCGAATGGGCCCTGTGTGATAACCTACGTCGGCCGACCAAGGGAGAGGCAGCCCTCCATGGATCTCAGCAATCTTCCGTCCACTTCCACGGGCAGGCGTGGCAGTCACGAGAACCGTGGGGATGCTGTTGTGCTGACTGCTCCCGATTTGCAGCTTGACGATTGGTCATcggatgacgatgatgatgatgtggTCTTTGTGCACTCCACCCGTGAGCCTATTCTCTCGATTGATTTGACTTCAGATGACGATGGCCTCGCCAATGATACGCAATTGCAAAGGGATAGGGAGCGGGGACGAGAAAGGGAACGCGAGCGAGACCGGGAACGAGAACGATTCCGGAATGGGACTCAACACAATCCGGAGGAACCAAGTGACGAGAGAAGACCCGTATTTAACTATGCCTACACATTGCCATATGCTCGCCGGACTGATCGTCGGACGGATGCAAACCAGGATGGCACCTCGGCATTCGCATTTTATAGCGGCGCTCTAGCGGATCGGGCTGCCATTTCGGATCACAACTACAGCTACGAGCTGGACCAGCTGATGGATCCCAATGCCAGCCACTTCTACCCGCCGCGCTGTTCCAGCATGGATCCGCAGCGCTACTTCCTTCCGATCAACGAGTCCTCCATGTGGATGCAAGGCCATCCACAGGCTCCACCGCCTCCTCCGCCAATGCCACCGATCTTGCTTCCGGATAACTCTTCCGCTGACGCATTTTTACGCCACCAGCAGCGGACGCTCACCTCCACGCCGAGCAGCTCCGCCGGGCAGACATCTTCGCAGCAAGCTCGACGGAGGCGCAGCAGTCCAGCGAACGTGTATCACCGCTACCATCCGTACTATCTGCCCCACTATGCGATCACAACGCTGCCAACTGTGATGGAGGCCGACTACTCGCCCAGTCTTCAGCCACATCCCCACTTTCAGGGCGGTCAAGGCGGGAGCAGTCGGAGTTCATTGAGTGGAGCTTTGaatgctgctgcggtggcagCCACAGCGGCTGCGGCCCAGGCGCAAACGTTCAGTGATCTGCTATCACAGGCGCATAACGAAGGGAGGGCAGCGGCATTGGAGGCCAGTATGGAAGGCAACCGGACGCCTCCTCATGTCATGGTGCATCCACAGCAGCACCAGCGGCAAACCATCAATCCGCCTGCGCCGGGAGCAGCATCGAATGGCAACCTGGGGACACCTGTCTCCCCGCCACCACCGTTGGAAATGTACTCTGGTCGGAGCACCATTCCGCACTGCGGATCTCCGCCGTTCAGTGTGCGACGCTCAGAGGCCGCCTACAGCAATCGACAGCACTATCAACCGCAGCCTCATCAAGGCCACCAGGCGCCTCAGAACCAGATGCATGCTCATATTCATCCGCCTCATCGGGCCAGTGCCATTGTGGCGACCTCGCTGACGCCCGCTCCTCCATATCCAGTGCATCAAAACCTCTGGTACCGTCAGCAGAGCATGCAGGAGATGCATCGTCGCCACATGACGCCCACGCCCATCGATCTTTCCTCGAATGCTCCGCTCCTGACGAGCACGCTGCGAAACGGGTACCTGCACAGCATCTGCAGCTGTGTGCATGCGAGGAATGGTCCGGTGTCCAGTCTGGATCCCGCCTACTATCCGCCGTATGATGCTGCAACGTCGGCTGCTGCTCCACCACCACCTCAGCAGCAGGCACCAGCCACATCCGGCGCTGCTGGTAGTAACGGAGCACCGCCGCCGGGTACGAGAAACATGCAGCTCCATCAACAGCAACCACAGGGTCAGCAATCGCCGCCGGTTCTGCATCACCTGCAGCGTCAGCGGGCTATCCACCACCACATGTTCCACCACCACTACTCGCCGCTACATCTGGAGATCGGGCTGGCCACGCCGCTCTCCCTGGGCTCCCGCATCTTAATCGGACCACCTCGTCCCAACCGGGGAGCTACTTTGGTAAGAGCATAAGGCAATCACAGCTTTATCTAGATTATTTACGCTCTTTAATCATTATTTTAGGAAACCATCGAGAGGAACACCTTGCCCCACAAATACCGACGTGTCAGGAGGCCCAGCGAGACGGACGAAGATGCGGAGAAGTGTGCTATCTGTCTGACCCTCTTTGAGATCGAGAACGAAGTGCGGTAGGTTCCATTCGGAATTTATCTACGAACTCTCTTTTTATGTAAATTCACCCTTTACAGCCGCCTGCCATGCATGCACCTCTTCCACACGGACTGCGTGGATCAGTGGCTGGTCACCAACAAGCACTGCCCCATCTGTCGCGTCGACATCGAAACCCACATGGCCAACGATGCCATGGCACCCAGCTCCACTGGGGTGACAGATGCCGCCAACACCGCCGCCTTATGACATTGTGTGCACGGAATCTTCATGTAATCCCCCTAGACTGAGTTTGTCGCGGCAGGCATCGATGTAAGAACAAAGAAAGAAATAATCGTAATACCCAATATACATACCTTATAATGTTTAACCCACCGCAACGCATGAAatgggcagttgccagagctTGCTGCCGTGTTGCGctgaaaaaatatcaaaaaagcTAACTCTGTTTGGCTCAATGTCTATGTCTAAGTATCTTAAGTGATTCGGCAAATTATTTCCTATACATATGTACAAATTGTCCACGTTTTGTGAAACAAAATTCTTGTGATAAGAATTTCATAAATATGCGTCTATTGTTATAGTATAGAATTCCCACAAAGGGCGTAAATGATCTTTTTGGCCCAAGCttgttgttatatttttaattgtccCTAAAATTACCACATAATATCGGACCCAAATTATACATCTAATCGGCAATTcatattaatatttatcagccaaaataattttgaacTATTCCCTAATTATTTTCCAATTACTTGTTATGTTTTATGTGTCACAACAAATTTAAAGTAGGATTTTATTTCATTCTACTACCAAATTATacatattcattttatttttaaccgACTACTGCTCAATATCTCATAACGTGCCATATAAGTGAATTGATTCGATGCAATTTTTAAAAGCTTGAGCTAACTATTGTCTAATATCTCTAATGTAAGTTGGTTTTATGTTattattaaagttttttaaaactttcaaAATTGTATGTCGTCCAAGACGgcagaaataaataaataatcgaattatataaatatttaagtggTTTTTATAATGCCCCTATATGAAAAAGCTGTTATTTCTTATTTGGGATGTTTTATTCTTTCTTTAATCAGTTCTATTCTGTGACTTTATTTAATAATCATTAACAGTTTAACACGAAATTTAAATACGCTACTTTGTGTACAATCTTTCGTGCAACGTATTAAAGATTGGTTTCTACATTTAGACGGGGTTAAAAGAGGTTTTCTTAATTCAACACTCTACTATGATGACTGGATGGGTCAATTTTTTGTACACACAAATGTTATGGCAAAATATGCATTCTGTAAACATATTTCTAAATAATTGGTTTATCTATTTGCTAAGAAGCAATGTTCTACTGCATAAATATGTAAACAGgagatttttaaaacaaagttACTTTAAACCAGCGATCGGCAGCGTCCCATTAGCGGGTATAGGAAATAGCTCTGCTTAGCCTCTGCCGGGACACATACAGCGTACACCGTTCAAATTACCCACACAAATAAAAGACAAAATGTCTTTGTATTCCGTGCCGAGCGCTGGTTTAAAAAGAGATTAGATTATAAGTTATTTCTTTAAACTATGCCAACAGGTAAGAATTGTCCTTAAACTTGTATCATTTCAAATCGACCCACCCAGCGAGTACAGCTAAAAATCCTTGCTAGCATAATTTCCACTCTAGGCTGTGTTACTGGGTCCTGCGCTCggatcatcatcgtcatccgCATCCTCTTTGGTCAGGTCAGCGAAGAAGTCCGAGGCGTTGGTTACCTTGGAGGAGGGCAGATTGTGACGCTTCTCCTTGTACGCATTGTGCTTGTCGTTGTACTTGATGTCCCCAAAGTCCTCGAAATACTTAACGTTCCAGAACCGCACGTCGTTGTTGTGCGAGGAGGAGGCGAGCAGCTCACCATTGGTGTTCACGTCCAGCGACTCGATGGGCATGTTGTGCTGCCCCACCACGCCGAGATTGCGGTATGGAGCGATGTGACAAGCACGAATGTTTCCATCCTCCCCGGCCACGCAGGCAATTCTGTCCGTGATGGGAATCATCAGGCTAATAGGGCTCTTGATGCCCGGATACATGTCGCAGTGGTAGCCAAACTGGCCCCAGTTGTAGGTATAAAGTCGTCCCTTGGAGGTGCCCACCACCAGCTTGGAGTCCCCGCGATAGATGCCCATGCAGCTCAGCTCCTCCTCGTACGGCTCCGATTGCACGTACATCTTTCGTGCGGCTATGTTAAACGTAGTCAGGTAGCCATCGGCACTGGTGGCCAGTAGAAGCTTGCTCTGGTCGTTCGTTGTCAGCTGGGTGATCTGATCCTCCAGCTCCTTGAGCTCGAAGATAGAGTTCTTGGTGCGCAAATCCCACAGCTTGACTGTTCCTGAGTCATCGCCTGTGGCAAAGAGATTTTCGTTGAGCACATGCATCGTGTTGATGGCATCATCGTGGGCCGTCTCGTAGAGCTTCTTC is from Drosophila suzukii chromosome 3, CBGP_Dsuzu_IsoJpt1.0, whole genome shotgun sequence and encodes:
- the LOC108014723 gene encoding uncharacterized protein, with amino-acid sequence MVLNPRCWPIKEKTFVVFCRGKHERMPKATKRPTSQLQYHNQDQNHTYSFFHVENDTRAFFISIGRSRLYHKDWFLVDERGKFLQNGTSIYDYYTKFDCVYKRIRFLERLLRECLDKENRTQENFTNPELMAIHFPETKAPTYTVSIGESILCFNWVLCFLGLLLLLCCLK
- the LOC108014724 gene encoding uncharacterized protein, whose protein sequence is MDSLENDQEEVRHQPRVSMSYGSVATSPGSQENHSQYAMYYNQQRDSGLSDSYMLMTPFLSSPQNHSHTHSPPTYTALVAPRRESNAGFESMAGRCDKCSSLVGLCRCESSVVASTSSRYADSTQDPAQFLEQPSSSTAAAAAANPPADHAIPRPKRKKTEPLTMEQDGDNAGDAVVASISGTWPAGAMEEHAMDATAVVYEMPSSSLQLSNSSFETSASAVNAYDDVTSSASDTEHGQFANTRTTNTTTTTSAVQVHKKKASRSSEASNSSSAAVDPDATPSTSAQSRRRQVNHFSYRSSRALEPENESSDDGWDLRVHNPAPPIEPTVTIIRGGRRSIETEAGHTDHTYYNSRRPVAGAPPDSTYMRAAYCSTATHTTRSVDYGSHIGQRPPAAGSPSTTSEQGQGQEQQQQQQQQLHPEEENRQEQRPEEPRGQDMRSVYGAHGDSGMAWSRVRLADDAVPPRKQPRLELSGRTRSKLSSTNYNSFHPGRSRHRTFAEHQGSSSGQQHNPISFPQASTPNANGPCVITYVGRPRERQPSMDLSNLPSTSTGRRGSHENRGDAVVLTAPDLQLDDWSSDDDDDDVVFVHSTREPILSIDLTSDDDGLANDTQLQRDRERGRERERERDRERERFRNGTQHNPEEPSDERRPVFNYAYTLPYARRTDRRTDANQDGTSAFAFYSGALADRAAISDHNYSYELDQLMDPNASHFYPPRCSSMDPQRYFLPINESSMWMQGHPQAPPPPPPMPPILLPDNSSADAFLRHQQRTLTSTPSSSAGQTSSQQARRRRSSPANVYHRYHPYYLPHYAITTLPTVMEADYSPSLQPHPHFQGGQGGSSRSSLSGALNAAAVAATAAAAQAQTFSDLLSQAHNEGRAAALEASMEGNRTPPHVMVHPQQHQRQTINPPAPGAASNGNLGTPVSPPPPLEMYSGRSTIPHCGSPPFSVRRSEAAYSNRQHYQPQPHQGHQAPQNQMHAHIHPPHRASAIVATSLTPAPPYPVHQNLWYRQQSMQEMHRRHMTPTPIDLSSNAPLLTSTLRNGYLHSICSCVHARNGPVSSLDPAYYPPYDAATSAAAPPPPQQQAPATSGAAGSNGAPPPGTRNMQLHQQQPQGQQSPPVLHHLQRQRAIHHHMFHHHYSPLHLEIGLATPLSLGSRILIGPPRPNRGATLETIERNTLPHKYRRVRRPSETDEDAEKCAICLTLFEIENEVRRLPCMHLFHTDCVDQWLVTNKHCPICRVDIETHMANDAMAPSSTGVTDAANTAAL
- the LOC108014725 gene encoding WD repeat-containing protein 55 homolog, which translates into the protein MHTHNNFKTPSDDDELDDLDEDMVVGVIAEIEQEVLNESDSDNDEYDLVDMGAPVPPNDGDSSYDGNESISSDDSFDPNAADSDSDDSMPEKAAGGSAGGATSAKRRKDDDGPSGSNRESEATFDLDEDDETDETVRAIIAAIKKPRSAPPEIKLEDFITDICFHPDRDIIALATIIGDVHLYEYANDENKLLRTIEIHSKACRDVEFTEDGRLLLTCSKDKCVMVTDMETEKLKKLYETAHDDAINTMHVLNENLFATGDDSGTVKLWDLRTKNSIFELKELEDQITQLTTNDQSKLLLATSADGYLTTFNIAARKMYVQSEPYEEELSCMGIYRGDSKLVVGTSKGRLYTYNWGQFGYHCDMYPGIKSPISLMIPITDRIACVAGEDGNIRACHIAPYRNLGVVGQHNMPIESLDVNTNGELLASSSHNNDVRFWNVKYFEDFGDIKYNDKHNAYKEKRHNLPSSKVTNASDFFADLTKEDADDDDDPSAGPSNTA